Proteins encoded in a region of the uncultured Paludibaculum sp. genome:
- a CDS encoding glycine--tRNA ligase subunit alpha — translation MDSYQETIFKLKRFWAKHGCVIQEPYDIEVGAGTMCPETFLRVLGPKPYSVAYVQPSRRPADGRYGENPNRLYKHSQLQVILKPAPANVLDLYLESLEAIGIKLDQHDLKFEEDNWESPTLGAWGIGWQVMMDGQEITQFTYFQQCGGVDLDLVPAELTYGLERLIGFLQDRKSVYDIEWVAGTTYRDVRFRDEQQFSVYNFEKADVGMLWKLFDLHEAESQRLIDEFRGLDPEKDAYDKKRFPLLSAYDHVLNCSHTFNLLDARGAISVTERVGVIARVRKLAVGVATSWVDQQTLLNAVEVAQ, via the coding sequence ATGGATTCCTATCAGGAGACAATCTTCAAGCTGAAGCGCTTCTGGGCGAAGCACGGCTGTGTCATCCAGGAACCCTATGACATCGAGGTCGGCGCCGGCACCATGTGCCCCGAGACCTTCCTCCGTGTTCTGGGCCCGAAACCCTATAGCGTCGCCTATGTGCAGCCGTCCCGCCGCCCGGCGGATGGCCGCTATGGCGAAAACCCGAACCGGCTCTACAAGCACTCGCAACTGCAGGTGATTCTGAAGCCGGCCCCGGCGAATGTCCTCGATCTCTATCTGGAGTCGCTTGAAGCGATCGGCATCAAGCTCGACCAGCACGACCTGAAGTTCGAGGAAGACAACTGGGAATCACCCACCCTCGGTGCCTGGGGCATCGGCTGGCAGGTGATGATGGACGGCCAGGAGATCACCCAGTTCACCTACTTCCAGCAGTGCGGCGGCGTGGATCTCGATCTGGTGCCCGCCGAACTGACCTACGGCCTGGAACGGCTGATCGGGTTCCTGCAGGACCGCAAGTCGGTCTACGACATCGAATGGGTTGCCGGCACGACCTATCGTGACGTCCGGTTCCGCGACGAGCAGCAGTTCTCCGTCTACAACTTTGAGAAGGCGGACGTCGGCATGCTCTGGAAGCTCTTCGACCTGCACGAGGCGGAGTCGCAGCGGCTCATCGACGAGTTCCGCGGCCTGGATCCTGAAAAGGACGCGTACGACAAGAAGCGCTTCCCGCTGCTCAGCGCCTACGACCACGTGCTGAACTGTTCTCACACCTTCAACCTGCTGGACGCGCGCGGCGCCATCTCGGTGACTGAGCGCGTCGGCGTCATCGCCAGGGTCCGCAAACTGGCGGTCGGCGTGGCCACCTCCTGGGTGGATCAGCAGACTCTTCTGAACGCCGTCGAGGTGGCCCAATGA
- the glyS gene encoding glycine--tRNA ligase subunit beta: MSDLKPFLLELGVEEIPHWMIVPALGDMERLFLELCQSHQLVPGDLKFDGTPRRLVLRAAGLPERQADRVELVMGPPKSAGAGAAMGFAKKNGVTVEHLSTEVTPKGEYFALSRKIEGREVRQILAEALPTLISKIPWPKAMYWTGKGGTTFIRPIRWIVAMLGDSVVEFELAGVQSGTLSRGHRRMGADEIAFDHTNYEERLEKNGVILSAAKRRKRIQDGIKKLLKGKGLELIADDSLLDDLVYLTEYPTPILGSFNPEFLALPQEVLSTVMRHHQRYFTMRDGEGRMAPHFLAIMNMKADKKGYVVKGNERVLEARFNDARFFWDQDQSKKLSDRVEDLANVTFQAKLGSYKDKRLGVEAGVCRIAAALNLDTRLARRSAELCKTDLMTEMVKELTELQGVMGGLYAKVQGEPDEVWKAIYEHYEPASMESEVPSSDYGKILSIADKLDSLEGCFALGMIPSGSKDPLGLRRAAQGIVKTIVEGRLRLNLKKLVNEGAEETNRTFLRIRSDYKEDRAADGELKLAKQIWEFLLDRVRYYFREVRHYAYDELSAVLAAGPVDLVDIESRLYALKLVRQTEEFEPLAAAFKRMRNILKQAGWQCGTVNPALLEEGAERELFDETTKVLAKVAVYRQSEDYMASLNVISTLKPAVDHFFDKILVNAPDPAVRDNRLALLGGLYNEVSSIADFSEIVTSSTTE, from the coding sequence ATGAGCGACTTGAAGCCATTCCTCCTCGAACTCGGTGTGGAAGAGATTCCGCATTGGATGATCGTGCCCGCGCTGGGCGACATGGAACGCCTGTTCCTGGAGCTGTGCCAGTCGCATCAACTGGTGCCCGGAGATCTCAAGTTCGATGGCACCCCCCGCCGGCTGGTCCTGCGTGCGGCCGGACTGCCCGAGCGGCAGGCCGATCGTGTCGAACTCGTCATGGGACCGCCCAAGTCCGCGGGCGCCGGCGCCGCGATGGGCTTCGCCAAGAAGAACGGAGTCACGGTGGAGCATCTCTCCACCGAAGTGACGCCCAAGGGTGAGTACTTCGCCCTCAGCCGCAAGATCGAGGGCCGCGAGGTCCGGCAGATCCTGGCGGAAGCGCTGCCCACGCTGATCTCGAAGATCCCGTGGCCCAAGGCCATGTACTGGACCGGTAAGGGCGGCACGACGTTCATCCGGCCCATCCGCTGGATCGTCGCCATGCTGGGCGACTCCGTTGTGGAGTTCGAACTGGCCGGCGTCCAGTCGGGCACGCTCTCCCGCGGCCACCGCCGCATGGGCGCCGACGAGATCGCCTTCGACCACACCAATTACGAAGAGCGCCTGGAGAAGAACGGCGTCATCCTGTCCGCCGCGAAACGCCGCAAGCGGATCCAGGACGGCATCAAAAAACTGCTCAAGGGCAAAGGCCTGGAACTGATCGCCGACGATTCTCTGTTGGACGATCTGGTGTACCTCACCGAGTATCCGACCCCGATCCTGGGCTCCTTCAATCCCGAGTTTCTGGCCCTGCCGCAGGAAGTCCTCTCCACCGTGATGCGCCATCACCAGCGCTACTTCACGATGCGGGACGGCGAGGGCAGGATGGCTCCCCACTTCCTGGCCATCATGAACATGAAGGCCGACAAGAAGGGCTACGTCGTGAAGGGCAACGAGCGCGTGCTGGAGGCCCGTTTCAACGACGCCCGCTTCTTCTGGGACCAGGATCAAAGCAAGAAGCTGTCCGACCGTGTCGAGGACTTGGCGAACGTCACGTTCCAGGCCAAGCTTGGTTCCTACAAGGACAAGCGCCTGGGCGTCGAAGCCGGAGTCTGCCGCATCGCCGCGGCCCTCAATCTCGACACCCGGCTGGCGCGCCGCTCCGCCGAACTCTGCAAGACCGACCTCATGACGGAGATGGTCAAGGAATTGACCGAACTCCAGGGCGTGATGGGCGGCCTGTATGCCAAGGTGCAGGGCGAGCCCGACGAAGTCTGGAAGGCGATCTACGAGCACTACGAACCGGCCAGCATGGAGTCCGAAGTGCCGTCGAGCGACTATGGCAAGATCCTCTCCATCGCCGACAAGCTCGATTCGCTGGAAGGCTGCTTCGCGCTGGGCATGATCCCCAGCGGTTCGAAAGATCCGTTGGGACTGCGCCGCGCGGCACAAGGCATCGTGAAGACGATCGTCGAAGGCCGGCTGCGGCTGAACCTCAAGAAGCTCGTGAACGAGGGCGCGGAAGAGACCAACCGGACCTTCCTGCGCATCCGTTCCGACTATAAAGAGGATCGCGCGGCCGACGGCGAGCTGAAGCTGGCCAAACAGATCTGGGAGTTTCTGCTCGACCGTGTGCGCTACTACTTCCGCGAAGTCCGGCACTACGCGTACGACGAGCTCTCCGCCGTGCTGGCGGCCGGGCCCGTGGACCTGGTCGACATCGAATCGCGGCTGTATGCGTTGAAGCTGGTCCGCCAGACTGAGGAGTTCGAACCCCTGGCCGCGGCGTTCAAGCGCATGCGCAACATTCTCAAACAGGCCGGCTGGCAGTGTGGCACCGTGAACCCGGCGCTGCTCGAAGAGGGCGCGGAACGCGAACTCTTCGACGAAACGACCAAGGTGCTGGCCAAGGTGGCCGTCTACCGCCAGTCGGAAGACTACATGGCTTCGCTCAATGTGATCTCCACCCTCAAGCCGGCAGTGGATCACTTCTTCGACAAGATTCTGGTGAACGCGCCGGATCCGGCCGTTCGCGACAACCGGCTCGCCCTGTTGGGCGGGCTCTACAACGAAGTTTCCTCGATCGCCGATTTTTCGGAGATCGTGACCTCATCAACGACCGAATGA
- the ppdK gene encoding pyruvate, phosphate dikinase, with protein sequence MSKYVYSFGGGTAEGDGTMKDQLGGKGAGLASMCRAGVPVPGGFTIITDVCNVFFDNDKKVPKEVDEQIWKALDQLEALMGKKLGDAADPLLLSVRSGAKFSMPGMMNTILNLGLNDKTTKGLSDKTGNPRFAYDCYRRFIQMFGEVAFGVEMEHFDHAFDTLKAKKKYKLDTEMTADDLKVIVEEFKKIFKKQAKRDFPQDAREQLLLSRNAVFMSWWAPKASYYRKMEKISDRLGTACNIQAMVFGNMGDTSATGVGFTRDPGSGEKVFYGEFLVNAQGEDVVAGIRTPSPISELKAWNADVYNQLRDITSKLELSYKDMQDFEFTVQEGVLWMLQTRNGKRTGPAAVKVAVDMVAEGLIDEKTAVMRVAPAQLDQLLHPVFDTASLKSLTKLATGIDASPGAAVGRLAFTSEDAVEMSAKSPVILIRKETTPDDIHGMDAAKGILTAVGGKSSHAAVVARGMGVPCVVGCGAISINERGKVATVKTADKTVTIKEGDWVSIDGATGGVYLGQAATKDPDPNSPVFAKFMKMADVFRGKFGVRANADIPRDAKAARAFGAEGIGLCRTEHMFFAEDRLPHVQAMILTDNVKDRTKALAKLLPMQRKDFAGLFEAMNGFPVVIRTLDPPLHEFVPKREELMVDLAKLPSADLKTKKEMLARYKNFAPDVKSLKTVLPQLLHRVEQLHEFNPMLGHRGCRLGITYPEITEMQARAIFEAVVQVAKKGKTVIPEVMIPLIGGVEELENQKKIVKGIAEEVLGKAGLKKQKYMIGTMIEIPRAALTADRVATEAEFFSFGTNDLTQTTMGLSRDDYTKFSKEYEDKKIFKNDPFGVIDREGVGKLIKFAVDAGRSTNPELEIGICGEHGGDPSSVEFCYQVGMDYVSCSPYRVPIARLAAAQAAIAKSEGSAEANRTA encoded by the coding sequence ATGAGCAAATACGTTTATTCCTTCGGCGGCGGGACCGCTGAGGGCGACGGCACGATGAAAGACCAGCTCGGCGGCAAAGGCGCGGGCCTTGCCTCCATGTGTCGAGCTGGCGTGCCGGTGCCCGGTGGTTTCACCATCATCACCGACGTCTGTAACGTCTTCTTCGACAATGACAAGAAGGTGCCGAAGGAAGTCGACGAGCAGATCTGGAAAGCTCTGGATCAGCTGGAAGCCCTGATGGGCAAGAAGCTGGGCGATGCGGCGGACCCGCTGCTGTTGAGCGTGCGCTCCGGCGCGAAGTTCTCCATGCCCGGCATGATGAACACGATTCTCAACTTGGGCCTGAACGACAAGACCACCAAGGGGCTGTCCGACAAGACCGGCAATCCGCGCTTCGCGTACGATTGCTATCGCCGCTTCATCCAGATGTTCGGCGAAGTGGCCTTCGGCGTCGAGATGGAGCACTTCGATCATGCCTTCGATACCCTCAAGGCAAAGAAGAAGTACAAGCTCGACACCGAGATGACCGCTGACGACCTCAAGGTCATCGTCGAAGAGTTCAAGAAGATCTTCAAGAAGCAAGCCAAGCGCGATTTCCCGCAGGACGCCCGCGAGCAGTTGCTGCTCTCCCGCAACGCCGTGTTTATGTCCTGGTGGGCGCCCAAGGCGTCTTACTACCGCAAGATGGAGAAGATCTCCGATCGTCTCGGCACCGCCTGCAACATCCAGGCGATGGTCTTCGGCAACATGGGCGACACCTCCGCCACCGGCGTCGGCTTCACCCGTGACCCCGGTAGCGGCGAGAAGGTGTTCTACGGCGAATTCCTCGTCAATGCCCAGGGCGAAGACGTCGTCGCCGGCATCCGCACTCCGTCCCCCATCTCCGAGCTCAAGGCCTGGAACGCGGACGTCTACAACCAGCTCCGCGACATCACGTCGAAGCTCGAGCTGTCCTACAAGGACATGCAGGACTTCGAATTCACCGTGCAGGAAGGCGTCCTCTGGATGCTGCAGACCCGCAACGGCAAGCGCACCGGCCCGGCCGCTGTGAAGGTTGCCGTCGACATGGTGGCGGAAGGCCTCATCGACGAGAAGACCGCCGTCATGCGCGTCGCCCCGGCTCAGCTCGACCAACTGCTGCACCCCGTGTTCGACACCGCTTCCCTGAAGTCCCTCACCAAGCTCGCCACCGGTATCGACGCCTCCCCCGGCGCCGCCGTCGGCCGCCTGGCCTTCACCTCGGAAGACGCCGTCGAAATGTCGGCCAAGTCCCCCGTCATCCTCATCCGCAAAGAGACCACGCCGGACGACATCCACGGCATGGACGCCGCCAAGGGCATCCTCACCGCCGTCGGCGGCAAGAGCTCCCACGCGGCCGTTGTGGCCCGCGGCATGGGCGTCCCCTGCGTCGTCGGCTGCGGCGCCATCTCGATCAACGAGCGCGGTAAGGTCGCGACCGTGAAGACGGCCGACAAGACTGTCACCATCAAGGAAGGCGACTGGGTGTCCATCGACGGCGCCACCGGCGGAGTCTATCTCGGCCAGGCTGCCACCAAGGATCCGGATCCCAATTCACCCGTCTTCGCCAAGTTCATGAAGATGGCCGATGTGTTCCGCGGCAAGTTCGGTGTTCGTGCGAACGCCGACATTCCGCGCGACGCGAAGGCTGCCCGTGCGTTCGGAGCCGAAGGCATCGGTCTCTGCCGCACGGAACACATGTTCTTCGCCGAAGACCGTCTGCCGCACGTCCAGGCCATGATCCTCACCGACAACGTGAAGGACCGCACCAAGGCGCTCGCCAAGCTGCTGCCCATGCAGCGCAAGGACTTCGCCGGCCTGTTCGAAGCCATGAACGGCTTCCCGGTGGTCATCCGTACCCTGGATCCCCCGCTGCACGAGTTCGTCCCCAAGCGCGAAGAGCTGATGGTCGACCTCGCCAAGCTCCCTTCGGCCGACCTCAAGACCAAGAAGGAAATGCTGGCCCGCTACAAGAACTTCGCGCCCGACGTGAAGTCGCTGAAGACCGTGCTGCCCCAGTTGCTGCACCGCGTCGAACAGCTGCATGAGTTCAACCCCATGCTCGGCCACCGCGGCTGCCGTCTCGGCATCACCTATCCCGAGATCACCGAAATGCAGGCGCGCGCCATCTTCGAAGCCGTCGTTCAGGTTGCGAAGAAAGGCAAGACGGTCATTCCCGAAGTCATGATTCCGCTCATCGGCGGCGTCGAGGAACTCGAGAACCAGAAGAAGATCGTCAAGGGCATTGCCGAGGAAGTTCTGGGCAAGGCCGGCCTCAAGAAGCAGAAGTACATGATCGGCACCATGATCGAGATCCCGCGTGCCGCTCTCACCGCCGATCGCGTGGCCACCGAAGCCGAGTTCTTCTCGTTCGGTACCAACGACCTGACGCAGACCACAATGGGCCTCTCCCGCGACGACTATACGAAGTTCTCGAAGGAGTACGAAGACAAGAAGATCTTCAAGAACGACCCGTTCGGCGTCATCGACCGCGAAGGCGTCGGCAAGCTGATCAAGTTCGCAGTGGATGCCGGCCGTTCCACCAACCCGGAACTGGAAATCGGAATCTGTGGCGAGCACGGCGGCGACCCGAGCTCCGTCGAGTTCTGCTACCAGGTCGGCATGGACTACGTGTCCTGCTCCCCCTACCGTGTGCCGATCGCCCGTCTCGCGGCTGCCCAGGCGGCCATCGCGAAGAGCGAAGGTTCCGCGGAAGCCAACCGCACCGCGTAG
- a CDS encoding VOC family protein: MPRNENLPSTVSLVMFGVDNLARSVAFYRDVVSLPLRNSSEEFAFFAAGPVTLALSAPLGRAVQPRAGAMELVFSVPSVSASFATLSERGCPFVQQPREAFPGSWAATFIDPDGHRLTILGPR, translated from the coding sequence ATGCCGCGGAACGAGAATTTGCCTTCAACGGTTTCCCTTGTGATGTTTGGAGTCGACAATCTGGCGCGATCGGTCGCATTCTACCGCGACGTGGTTTCGTTGCCGCTGCGGAACTCCTCGGAAGAGTTCGCCTTCTTTGCGGCCGGGCCTGTGACGCTCGCCTTGAGTGCTCCGCTAGGGCGCGCGGTCCAGCCCAGAGCGGGCGCCATGGAACTCGTATTCTCCGTACCCAGTGTCAGTGCGTCGTTTGCGACGCTGAGCGAGCGCGGCTGCCCTTTCGTCCAGCAACCACGGGAGGCATTCCCAGGGTCCTGGGCCGCCACGTTTATTGATCCTGACGGACATCGCCTGACGATTCTCGGCCCCAGGTGA
- a CDS encoding IS256 family transposase produces the protein MTRKKDTANRVDWKAVMAEDSDFMKALVQSVVQQVLDAEMEETLCAARSERTPMRTGYRSGSYVRGLVTRVGRIELRVPQDRQGRFRTEVFERYQRSEKALVGALAEMYVQGVSTRKVKAITEELCGHEFSASTISRINQTMDEELEKFATRPLEEDYPFLILDARYEKVREDGVIRSRAVQVAIGVNWDGRRCILAVELANRESASSWREFLVKLRQRGLRGVELVVSDDHAGLKRAIAEVVPEAAWQRCYVHFLRNALDHLPRKADDDCLTELRWIYDRRNLAEARQDLAAWLKKWESRYARLCQWVEEQIEETLTFYRLPQAHHKHLKSTNMLERLNEELKRRTLVVRIFPNAASCLRLVRALAVEIHEDWVEATRYLNMEELKEHKKQLLRDIQPAA, from the coding sequence ATGACCCGAAAGAAGGATACCGCGAACCGGGTGGACTGGAAAGCGGTGATGGCGGAAGACTCCGATTTCATGAAGGCGCTGGTGCAGAGCGTCGTGCAGCAGGTACTGGATGCCGAGATGGAGGAAACGCTCTGTGCGGCGCGGTCGGAGCGCACCCCGATGCGCACCGGCTATCGCAGCGGCTCCTATGTCCGTGGGCTGGTGACGCGGGTCGGCCGCATTGAGCTGCGCGTGCCGCAGGACCGGCAAGGGCGCTTCCGGACCGAGGTCTTTGAGCGCTATCAGCGCAGCGAAAAGGCGCTGGTCGGGGCGCTGGCCGAGATGTACGTGCAGGGCGTGTCGACGCGCAAGGTGAAGGCGATCACCGAGGAACTATGTGGGCATGAGTTTTCGGCCTCGACGATCAGCCGGATCAACCAGACGATGGACGAGGAACTGGAGAAGTTCGCGACGCGGCCGCTGGAGGAGGACTATCCGTTTCTGATCCTGGACGCGCGCTACGAAAAGGTGCGCGAGGACGGCGTGATCCGGAGCCGGGCGGTGCAGGTGGCGATCGGGGTGAACTGGGACGGGCGGCGCTGCATCCTGGCCGTGGAACTGGCCAACCGGGAGAGCGCGTCGAGCTGGCGCGAGTTTCTGGTGAAGCTGCGGCAGCGGGGGCTGCGCGGAGTGGAACTGGTTGTCAGCGACGATCACGCGGGCCTGAAGCGTGCGATTGCCGAGGTCGTGCCGGAGGCCGCCTGGCAACGGTGCTACGTGCACTTCCTGCGCAATGCGCTGGACCATCTGCCGCGCAAGGCCGACGACGATTGTCTGACCGAGTTGCGCTGGATCTACGACCGCCGCAACCTGGCCGAGGCGCGGCAGGATCTGGCGGCATGGCTGAAGAAGTGGGAATCGCGCTACGCCAGATTGTGCCAGTGGGTGGAGGAGCAGATCGAGGAGACGCTGACGTTTTACCGTCTGCCGCAGGCGCACCACAAGCATCTGAAGTCGACGAACATGCTGGAGCGACTGAACGAGGAGCTCAAACGCCGGACCCTGGTGGTGAGGATCTTCCCGAACGCGGCGAGCTGCCTGCGGCTGGTGCGAGCGCTGGCGGTGGAGATCCACGAGGACTGGGTGGAAGCGACGCGCTATCTGAACATGGAGGAGCTGAAAGAGCACAAGAAGCAGCTACTGCGCGATATACAGCCCGCCGCCTGA
- a CDS encoding UbiX family flavin prenyltransferase, with translation MPQRLIVAITGASGAIFGIRILETLAKDRSIESHLVISPAGRATIAQETDWQPRDVEALASVVHPPANIGASIASGSFETLGMIVAPCSIKTLSAVANCYSSDLIARAADVQLKEGRPVLLMVRETPLHKGHLRLMSEAAEHGAVIFPPVPAFYWRPKTLDDMVNATVGRALARVGIRNELYFQWLGMKNPTSDAG, from the coding sequence TTGCCACAACGCCTGATCGTCGCCATCACCGGAGCCTCGGGAGCCATTTTCGGTATTCGAATCCTCGAGACCCTCGCCAAAGACCGTTCCATCGAATCGCACCTGGTGATCAGCCCCGCCGGCCGGGCGACCATTGCTCAGGAGACGGACTGGCAGCCTCGGGACGTCGAAGCGCTGGCCAGCGTGGTGCATCCGCCGGCGAACATCGGCGCGTCGATTGCGAGCGGGTCGTTTGAGACGCTGGGCATGATCGTGGCCCCGTGCTCGATCAAGACTCTGTCGGCGGTGGCGAACTGCTACTCCTCCGATCTGATTGCCCGGGCGGCGGATGTGCAACTCAAGGAAGGCCGACCGGTGCTGCTGATGGTGCGGGAGACGCCGCTACACAAGGGGCATCTACGGCTAATGAGCGAGGCGGCGGAGCATGGCGCGGTGATCTTTCCGCCGGTGCCAGCATTTTACTGGCGGCCGAAGACCCTGGATGACATGGTGAACGCGACGGTGGGCCGGGCGCTGGCGCGAGTGGGGATTCGTAACGAGCTGTACTTCCAGTGGCTGGGCATGAAGAACCCGACTTCCGACGCCGGTTGA
- a CDS encoding DUF1080 domain-containing protein: MILSRSSTLQLILLSTLTAVSCLSQQAPHKNRDLGYDDTPLIPGQKWRVHDNTRKHPPKVTPASQPGGAPSDAIVLFDGKDLSQWVARLRGGKEGPAEWKVENGYMEVVPSKGGIATKEKFGDAQIHVEWQELADVSGTSQSRGNSGVEIMGRYEIQVLDSYQDLTYADGQAASIYGQWPPMVNATRKAGEWNVYDIVFEAPKFDGDKVVKPAYITLFHNGVLMHNRQEVIGRAVHAKVATYAPHGAEEPLSLQNHGNAVRYRNIWVRRLKGYDPQ, from the coding sequence ATGATCCTCTCCCGCTCATCCACACTCCAGCTCATTTTGCTTTCGACGCTTACAGCCGTCTCATGCCTCAGCCAGCAGGCGCCCCACAAGAACAGAGACCTCGGCTACGACGACACGCCTCTGATTCCGGGGCAGAAATGGCGTGTTCACGACAACACGCGCAAGCACCCGCCAAAGGTGACTCCGGCTTCGCAGCCGGGTGGAGCGCCGTCGGATGCCATCGTCCTTTTCGACGGCAAGGACCTCTCCCAATGGGTGGCCCGCCTGCGCGGCGGCAAGGAAGGCCCAGCCGAGTGGAAGGTGGAAAACGGCTACATGGAAGTGGTACCCAGCAAGGGCGGCATCGCCACGAAAGAGAAATTTGGCGACGCCCAGATCCATGTGGAATGGCAGGAACTGGCCGATGTTTCCGGGACCAGCCAGAGCCGCGGGAATAGCGGAGTCGAGATTATGGGCCGGTACGAAATCCAGGTTCTCGACTCCTACCAGGACCTAACCTACGCCGACGGACAGGCCGCTTCCATCTACGGCCAGTGGCCGCCGATGGTAAATGCCACGCGCAAAGCGGGCGAGTGGAACGTCTATGACATCGTATTCGAGGCGCCCAAGTTCGACGGCGACAAGGTGGTGAAGCCGGCCTACATCACGCTCTTCCACAATGGTGTGCTGATGCACAACCGCCAGGAAGTGATTGGGCGCGCCGTGCATGCCAAGGTGGCCACGTACGCGCCGCATGGGGCGGAGGAGCCGCTGTCGCTGCAGAACCACGGGAACGCTGTGCGGTACCGGAACATCTGGGTGCGGCGCTTGAAGGGCTACGATCCGCAGTAA